GTGCTTTCCTTTCCCCATCCACTCTTTAGGCAATGTCTGAAATGGTGGGCTCTGTGTTCCCTCTAAGGTGACCTTACATCCTGGTTATACCTACAATTGCCTAGAAGTATACTTTTGAAACACACCCAACTAGGCAGCTGTTGGACAGGAGCAGTGAATGAGACCCTGGTTATACATGAACTTGGAGCCACAACGACGACAGGGGACAGTAGAGAACACAAGGATGTTTGGCTGCCTAAAGTCCCTCACTATTGCTGTCAGCTCAGCACAGAGTTGGGAACATCTGCCTGGGTGGATGGTACCCCGGGCATCATAgctctccagaggggcagggtaCAGCTCTATGCTCAACTGGCTCAGCCTGGCAGTGTGGAGCAGCAGGTCCCTCAGGGTTGACATAGAGAGGCGGTTCCCATGGATGCTCATGATCACAAGCTGGGAGCAGCGgctcagggcaggcaggagggcctggagctgggagtCAGTGATCCCGCAGGCTTCCAGGTCGAGGCTGTTCAGGGTGGTTGCAGTGCTGTCCAGCAGGATTTGGAGGGGCTCCAGACTGAAATCGGTCAGTTTGATGCCCCTCAGGTCCAGGTGTCTGAGCTGTCTGGCGTTCGGATATCGGGAAAGATAATTCCAGTCAGAATCGGACAGTGGGCAGTTGGTTATTGAGAGGGTCTCCAGGGGGGTCTTCAGGTGCCTAAGGAAAAACCAGATAGTTAGTGCTGAGGAGCAATGTCATGGAGGCAGAAGACAAATTGGCCCAAACCCAAAGTCACCCTGGTGATCTGACAATGGTCCACAATTAGGATGCTGCCTTTTGCAGAATCTGGTCATTCACCTCACCCCATGTCAGGGTGAGCCTTTCACCACATCTCCTGTGATGAGTCCGCATCTCGgtgtcccctcctctctgccaAGCAGAAAGTCACAGGTCTGGCCACAGGAGGTCATGGGGAGTCATGTATGAAGGACACATTTGAGCAGGATGTAAAAAATCCACTGGGGTTAACCCTCTGAGAGGCTCACACCCTATATCCTCAGCAAGATTTCCACCCCTGCTCCTGACCCTTACACCCAGGATCACTACCTGGAGTTCAGAACAGCCTTCCCCAGGTGGGTATAGAGGCAGGTCCTCTGCTCCCAGCTGGGGAGCACAGAGCTTCCCTGTTGACAGGTGTCAGTGTGGGGGTTTCCCTCCTTCCAAACCCTCTTCTCTACCCGCTTTCCACCACCTTCACTGGACAGGCCTCCCATGGAGGGAACATCAATCCCATCCCTAGCTCCTGTCCCTCCCAACTGGattcccagcatggtggcactTCCCAGACTATGGGCCCTCCTTTAGGAGTCTGCTCCAACACACGTTATGTGACCTAGCTTCAGGATCCAATAGGAACAAAAGGATGGGTTATTTACCTTCCAGTGTCTTATTAACCATGAGACTGTCAGTGGCTAGTAGGTGCAAATTTCCTGTAACTGGTCTGCAGAGGGCGCTCACCCCCCCTTACTCACCTCAGCACCTGTTCCAGGTGGCCCTCGAGGAGGAAGACAGCATTGGCACAGAACTTCCGCAGGCAGTCCATCCTGAGGAACTGTGAGGTGAGCTGGGCGAGCAGCTGCTCCTGCTCCTCTTGGGAGGTGTAGGCAGGCACATAGACCTGGGAGACAAGCAGcttcctcaggttcctcatctggccCAAGAAAGGAGCACAAGCAGCCAAGGTGGAGGGCGCCCAGGCGCAGTGCACTTCCACCTTCTGGACAGAGTCCAGCTGCAGCAGTCGCAGGACCTTCCTGGTGTGACGGGTGGGTTTCCCAAAGATCTTCAGCCTATTGCAACACAGGTGCAGCCTGTCCCTTCTCTGTCTGACCCACAGGAACAAGTGCTTCAGGAATTCATCCAGGGGTCTTTTTCTGAGGCTCAAGTCTATGAAAACCTTGAAGGGTGGCTTAGCTGCCATTGCTGGACCAAGTTTCAAGGTTTGATTCTTCTTAATTTTCTCTGGTGAGCAGGCATCAAACACGGCTCCAGACCACATCCTCCAGAAGTTCTGGGGAACATCCCGCAAATCCAGCAcctgcagtttccacctcctGCGGGGACGACAGCAGAGTCTCAGCCCCGAGGCCCCTTCCTTCACCTCTCAGCTGCTGCCCCctgctccacctcttccttctgtctcacttttctcCATCCACGTCCCTCCAATCCAGCCTGGTGACCCCACTTGTAcagactgaggcaggggcagTTACTGCCTCCTTTATTTGTCACCACAGCTGCCACAACCACCTCCACATCTGGAAGCCTTTCCCAGATGGGGCTCAGCATGGCCAaggcctctcctcccctccttgcTGGCAGCACAGGAAGCCTGTGGTGCACAATTCAGCACCCACTCTCCCCGCCTATTCCCATTCCTTCCCTGGCCCCAAGGGTGCTCCCTTCCAGGCCACCTAGGTCCCCCTCACCTGGGGTGATCCTGCTGGGCAAGCAGCATGTCCAGCCCATCCAGGGCCACTTGGATCATCTCAAGCTGTGGCTTCCTCATCAGGGCCCCCAGGGGCAGGCGGGTGAAGGGCCAGGCCTGTACCATTTTCTTCAGGACCTCAGTGTGTCCCCTGCTGAAGGCCTCCACAAAGAGTGGTGGGAAGAGCTCTATGGGCAGGTCCTCCAGATCCAGGACAGCCCTGGACTTGTTGCTCAGCAGGCTGCACCCTGCCAGCTCCAGCAGCGTGGGTGGGGACTGGATGCTCATCCTGGGgagtctgaaagaagaaaaatcctgGCAAATGGTCCAGGGAAAAGGTCACTATCCCATCCATTGCCAGCCTCTGGGAAGGGGGTACTGGGAAGTCTATAAGCACACCTCACCCTTATGGGGGAAAGCTTTGGAttattattttgtccttttaaaaggGGAATTGGAGTGTCATGTGACCTAAGCAGTAGGCCCCTAGATTCAACAACTATATGGCTGGAAATGGACTTGTCCTCATATGGATGACAttcgttttaatttttttaaaagtgagcaTTTATAAAGCATGTTATATTATAAAACACTTGGATATTACAACAGAGTCTCATGGATATCTGTTACACATGTGACATTCTGCCATCTTAGGGGGATGTTGAGGAGAACAAACAGATCAGAACAGAGTCTGTGAACTGTTCCATGAGATCATTTGAAGCTTTTGgtttaatttgtttaaacaaattataaaaatacaaaaccacCTAGGCCATACAGTATACTCTTTTAGGGGCCGATATTGGCGACTGAATttaggacactcaaccactgagccacttccctaaccctattttgtatttgagatggagacagggtcttactgatttGTGTAGCATCTCGtgttctgaagctggcttttgactctggtcctcctgcctcctcaacctcttgagttggcgggattattggtgtgtgccaccacacccagcaaaagaGTATAATTTATAGGCACACAATATAATTATTTCCATCATCAGAAAATAGAATTGCAATCAATTAGATTGAAATAGGAATCCAATCTCCTTGGTGAAAAAAGTGGCTGGGGCTCgaactgggcttgatcctcagcagcacataaaaattaataaatggtggCCTGGGGATATACCTCCGttattagagtgcttgcctcacatgtacaaggccctgggttcaatcaccataccaccacataaatacatagataaataaataaattatattgtccatatatatcttaaaaaacaaacaaacaacaacaaaaaaaaaaacaaatcaataaaagttGGGCGTGGAGcctacacctataatcccaggggctctggaggatCAAGGAGGATCAAGGAGGATCAAgggatcaaggccagcctcagcaagagcaagtgctaagcaactcagtgagaccctgtctctaaataaaataaaaaacagggctggggatgtggctcagacgtagagtgctcctgagttcataTACCCGgtatcgaaaaaaaaaaaaaagaagaagaaagaaaagaaataaaaggaatttgaaaGTGACATAAACTAAAATGGGAATCCTAATATTCAGCATAAAGGCAAAACCACACTGAGGTAAAATCGAAGGCCTGAGTTGGTTCATGAGAAAGACAGGAACAAAATGTTCCTGAATCCACACAGGTGAGGAGGGAAGGCGCTGTTCCTTAGGCCAGTGAGGGACTTACGGAATCTGGCCAGGTGTGCAGGTGCTCTGAGCTTCAGCAGGTCAGGATGTGTCTCCTTAGGCTGCAAGACTCTTGTGCTTCTCTTCTGGCTCTGCAGAAGCTTTTATGGACCTCTCTGGCCACGCCCCCACCTCCATCTGATTGATCAGCATCCAATCAGAAAGCAGTATGTGATCACCTTCCCCAGTCTCCGCCCACTTAATCACGATGGGATTTTGTTCCTTGCATTAGTTCATTGAATCTGATGGTCATGCAAGAGCAGCAGAATCGGAAGTTGTGAGAGTCAATGATGCCTTTGTCCATGCACTCCCCACCGTGGACTCAATTTTGTCCATATGTGACCTTCCTGTTTCTACTGTGAGATGTAAAAGTATTTAATCCCTAATGTTAGAAAAACATTACTGGAAAATACCTTTCTACAGGGATCTTAGccatatcaaaattatttgaaaaaaaaat
This sequence is a window from Marmota flaviventris isolate mMarFla1 chromosome 10, mMarFla1.hap1, whole genome shotgun sequence. Protein-coding genes within it:
- the LOC139707380 gene encoding PRAME family member 20-like; amino-acid sequence: MDGGYGPDASPPAQCCELGPLWRRKPKFADPRVNAGMEAMGALSIKETESPLGDDAMHTPHHPVWPQRMAGFSLAIRSSYLRASASEDEGGRISSVAENWTRLRIRLPRMSIQSPPTLLELAGCSLLSNKSRAVLDLEDLPIELFPPLFVEAFSRGHTEVLKKMVQAWPFTRLPLGALMRKPQLEMIQVALDGLDMLLAQQDHPRRWKLQVLDLRDVPQNFWRMWSGAVFDACSPEKIKKNQTLKLGPAMAAKPPFKVFIDLSLRKRPLDEFLKHLFLWVRQRRDRLHLCCNRLKIFGKPTRHTRKVLRLLQLDSVQKVEVHCAWAPSTLAACAPFLGQMRNLRKLLVSQVYVPAYTSQEEQEQLLAQLTSQFLRMDCLRKFCANAVFLLEGHLEQVLRHLKTPLETLSITNCPLSDSDWNYLSRYPNARQLRHLDLRGIKLTDFSLEPLQILLDSTATTLNSLDLEACGITDSQLQALLPALSRCSQLVIMSIHGNRLSMSTLRDLLLHTARLSQLSIELYPAPLESYDARGTIHPGRCSQLCAELTAIVRDFRQPNILVFSTVPCRRCGSKFMYNQGLIHCSCPTAA